Proteins encoded together in one Papaver somniferum cultivar HN1 unplaced genomic scaffold, ASM357369v1 unplaced-scaffold_117, whole genome shotgun sequence window:
- the LOC113330177 gene encoding fructokinase-2-like has product MAPASNTVNGTESNSLIVSFGEMLIDFVPTESGVSLAEAPGFLKAPGGAPANVAIAVSRLGGKAAFVGKLGDDEFGHMLKNILNQNGVSSEGVIFDQGARTALAFVTLKADGEREFMFYRNPSADMLLTESELNLELIRKAKIFHYGSISLITEPCRSAHLKAMEVAKDAGAILSYDPNLRLPLWPSAEEAKEQIMSIWEKADVIKVSDNEFEFLTGLETVDDEVAISLMHPGLKLLLITLGDHGCKYYTKHFHGTVEAFKVKAVDTTGAGDAFVGALLNKIVEDDSILENEASLKTVLKFANACGAITTTKKGAIPALPNEEEVLKLFQAAA; this is encoded by the exons ATGGCACCAGCAAGCAACACTGTTAATGGTACTGAATCAAATTCACTTATAGTATCTTTTGGTGAGATGCTTATAGATTTTGTACCGACAGAATCAGGAGTTTCATTAGCAGAAGCACCAGGTTTCTTGAAAGCACCAGGTGGTGCACCAGCTAATGTTGCCATTGCTGTATCGAGATTGGGTGGTAAAGCTGCGTTTGTTGGTAAACTTGGTGATGATGAATTTGGTCATATGTTGAAGAATATCTTGAATCAGAATGGTGTTAGTAGTGAAGGTGTTATATTTGATCAAGGTGCAAGAACTGCTCTTGCTTTTGTTACGTTGAAAGCTGATGGTGAACGTGAATTCATGTTTTACCGGAATCCTAGTGCCGATATGCTCTTGACTGAATCTGAACTTAACCTTGAGCTCATCAGAAAG GCTAAGATCTTTCACTATGGATCAATAAGTTTGATTACTGAGCCATGTAGATCAGCTCATCTAAAAGCAATGGAAGTTGCTAAGGATGCTGGAGCAATTCTGTCTTATGATCCCAATCTGAGATTGCCACTATGGCCATCCGCCGAAGAAGCTAAAGAACAGATCATGAGTATCTGGGAAAAGGCAGATGTGATCAAAGTCAGTGATAATGAGTTTGAGTTCTTGACTGGCCTTGAGACTGTTGATGATGAAGTTGCAATTTCCTTGATGCACCCAGGATTGAAGCTCTTGTTGATTACTCTAGGTGACCATGGATGCAAATACTACACTAAG CATTTCCATGGAACAGTGGAAGCATTCAAAGTAAAAGCTGTGGATACAACCGGGGCAGGAGATGCCTTTGTTGGTGCCCTCCTAAACAAGATCGTCGAAGACGATTCTATTCTTGAA AATGAAGCAAGTTTGAAGACAGTGCTTAAATTTGCAAATGCATGTGGAGCGATTACTACAACCAAAAAAGGAGCTATTCCTGCTCTaccaaatgaagaagaagttctTAAGCTTTTCCAAGCAGCAGCTTAA